One Chengkuizengella sediminis DNA segment encodes these proteins:
- a CDS encoding winged helix-turn-helix domain-containing protein translates to MKEQKKITDIEMLEALLDPRRKRIIELAKAKPLTVKQIASGLGEKPSRLYYHVKKLEENDLLILVETKQQGNLIEKYYQTNEEKLGEYKIDDNFLKEHSSSLLKGVKQVISPGLKLLEHAAKEGSHEKQIELTITYSNMSGEEWELSHKRMKSVISEEKLNKLKNIQQLKELVNDHDSRMSKEDLEKQSDYVHVVLSYRIKDAQDLNLIDDY, encoded by the coding sequence ATGAAAGAACAAAAAAAAATAACGGATATTGAGATGTTGGAAGCATTACTTGATCCTAGACGCAAACGTATTATTGAATTAGCCAAAGCAAAACCATTAACTGTAAAACAGATAGCATCTGGCCTCGGAGAAAAACCCTCTCGATTATATTATCATGTAAAAAAACTAGAAGAAAATGATCTTTTAATCCTTGTAGAAACAAAACAACAGGGTAATTTAATCGAGAAATATTATCAAACAAATGAAGAAAAGCTGGGTGAATATAAGATAGATGATAATTTCTTAAAAGAACATTCATCATCCTTGTTAAAAGGAGTGAAACAAGTAATTTCTCCTGGGTTAAAACTTCTTGAGCATGCGGCAAAGGAAGGTAGTCACGAGAAACAGATAGAGTTAACAATCACATATTCTAATATGTCTGGTGAGGAGTGGGAATTATCTCACAAACGAATGAAATCTGTAATTTCAGAAGAAAAATTAAATAAACTTAAAAATATTCAACAATTAAAAGAACTAGTAAATGATCATGATAGTAGAATGTCAAAAGAAGATTTAGAAAAACAGAGTGATTATGTTCATGTTGTGTTAAGCTATCGTATAAAAGATGCTCAAGATTTAAATTTAATTGATGATTATTGA
- a CDS encoding undecaprenyldiphospho-muramoylpentapeptide beta-N-acetylglucosaminyltransferase: MNKKIIFTGGGSAGHVTVNLALIPHFIQEGWEVEYIGSKNGIEQELVSKLQEVRYHSIKTGKLRRYFDWNNVKDPFRVVQGIFQAYRIMQKSKPNVVFSKGGFVSVPVILGAKFKNIPVITHESDLTPGLANRISMPFVKKVCTTFPETEKHLSTKKAEYVGAIVRDELRHGNATKGYTYCNFIREKPVLLIMGGSMGSKKINKTVRESLDELLFQFQIVHICGKGEMDSSIKKKGYVQFEYINEELPDMMQMADIVISRAGSNAIFEFLSLKKPMLLIPLSKEASRGDQILNAESFEKAGYCEILQEEDLSEKSLTKAINHLYKNREKYISKMETYKGQKALSKVIQLIKDEAK; the protein is encoded by the coding sequence ATGAATAAAAAAATCATATTTACAGGTGGAGGAAGCGCAGGGCATGTGACGGTAAATTTAGCTTTAATTCCTCATTTTATACAAGAGGGCTGGGAAGTGGAATACATAGGTTCTAAAAACGGAATTGAACAAGAACTCGTTTCCAAGTTACAAGAAGTAAGATATCACAGTATCAAAACGGGGAAACTCCGGAGGTATTTTGATTGGAACAATGTGAAAGATCCTTTTAGAGTTGTACAAGGAATTTTTCAAGCTTACCGCATCATGCAGAAATCAAAACCAAACGTTGTTTTTTCAAAAGGTGGATTTGTTTCCGTGCCAGTTATTTTAGGAGCTAAATTTAAAAATATTCCTGTTATAACACATGAGTCTGATCTTACTCCAGGTTTGGCAAATCGTATTTCTATGCCGTTTGTTAAAAAAGTTTGCACCACTTTTCCAGAAACAGAAAAACATCTATCTACTAAAAAAGCAGAGTATGTAGGGGCTATCGTTAGAGATGAGTTAAGACATGGTAACGCAACTAAAGGTTATACCTATTGTAACTTCATTCGAGAGAAACCCGTTTTATTAATAATGGGAGGCAGTATGGGCTCTAAAAAAATAAATAAAACAGTTAGAGAAAGTTTAGATGAATTGTTATTTCAATTTCAAATTGTACATATTTGTGGTAAAGGTGAAATGGATTCCTCAATTAAAAAAAAGGGATATGTACAATTTGAATATATAAATGAAGAATTACCAGATATGATGCAAATGGCAGATATAGTAATATCAAGGGCGGGTTCTAATGCAATTTTTGAATTTCTTTCTTTAAAGAAACCGATGTTGTTAATTCCTTTATCAAAGGAAGCTAGTAGAGGGGATCAAATCTTAAATGCTGAATCGTTTGAAAAAGCAGGGTATTGTGAAATTTTACAAGAAGAGGATTTATCGGAGAAATCTTTAACCAAAGCTATAAATCATTTATACAAAAATAGAGAGAAGTACATAAGCAAGATGGAAACATACAAAGGACAAAAGGCTTTGTCTAAAGTGATTCAACTTATTAAGGATGAGGCAAAGTAA
- a CDS encoding DUF3891 family protein, which yields MIIYEQEDKFIMIEQHTHANASGEMAKHWNMKYFQNNNKWNNVLLAVYEHDRGWIELDAVPFWNDREQVPYSFMDFPLPPKLRAYQYGIDQVEEKNSYAGLLCSLQYTNLISEISDPKAVNFLANEQIRQEKMIEQLIKNEDQKSDLYFHLNFLQFFDELSLYICLNEPGTKKENEHLWFRDGFTKSKNFPFMNGESIIAHWIDELHVKLSRFPFVNDFEINMKIKRVMKQHISQEGIAKAYEDTPYDTRTIIFIK from the coding sequence ATGATAATATATGAACAAGAAGACAAGTTTATCATGATTGAACAACATACACATGCAAACGCATCTGGTGAAATGGCTAAACATTGGAATATGAAATACTTTCAAAACAATAATAAATGGAATAATGTATTGTTAGCTGTTTATGAACATGACCGAGGATGGATTGAATTAGATGCTGTACCTTTTTGGAATGATCGCGAACAAGTCCCTTATTCTTTTATGGACTTTCCATTACCTCCAAAATTGAGAGCCTATCAATATGGAATTGATCAGGTGGAAGAAAAAAATAGTTATGCTGGTTTGTTGTGCAGTCTTCAATACACAAATTTAATTAGTGAAATAAGTGATCCTAAAGCTGTAAATTTCCTTGCAAATGAACAAATTAGACAAGAGAAAATGATTGAACAATTGATAAAAAATGAAGATCAAAAATCAGATCTATATTTCCATTTAAATTTCCTACAGTTTTTCGATGAATTATCTTTGTACATATGTTTGAACGAACCTGGAACTAAAAAAGAAAATGAACACTTGTGGTTTCGTGATGGATTTACTAAATCAAAGAACTTTCCATTTATGAATGGTGAATCCATTATTGCACATTGGATAGATGAACTCCATGTAAAATTGTCTAGGTTTCCATTTGTTAATGACTTTGAAATTAATATGAAAATTAAAAGGGTAATGAAGCAACATATCAGCCAAGAAGGAATAGCCAAGGCGTATGAAGATACCCCCTATGATACTAGAACAATAATTTTTATAAAATAG
- a CDS encoding NUDIX hydrolase, whose product MDRLEKIFGEKKTDQTYTDRPSVYAIIFNETKDQIMIVQSLKTGNYFLPGGGMEDKETKEQCLHREVLEELGCKIEIGGYIGSAGNYFYSPTYDEHYFMIGNFYFARIIEKVQESTEPDETYGWMDTSKATKDLIHAHHRWALENAVHL is encoded by the coding sequence ATGGATAGGCTTGAAAAGATTTTTGGAGAGAAAAAAACAGATCAAACTTACACAGACAGACCTAGCGTATATGCGATCATTTTTAATGAAACTAAAGATCAAATTATGATTGTTCAATCTCTAAAAACAGGGAATTATTTTTTACCAGGAGGAGGTATGGAGGATAAGGAAACGAAAGAACAATGTTTGCACAGAGAAGTACTAGAGGAGTTAGGTTGTAAAATCGAAATTGGGGGTTATATTGGTTCAGCAGGGAACTACTTTTATTCACCAACCTATGATGAACATTATTTTATGATAGGAAATTTCTATTTTGCTAGAATCATAGAAAAAGTGCAAGAGTCTACAGAACCAGATGAAACTTATGGTTGGATGGATACTTCTAAAGCGACGAAAGATTTGATACATGCACATCATAGGTGGGCATTGGAAAATGCAGTACATCTATAG